The proteins below are encoded in one region of Colletotrichum lupini chromosome 5, complete sequence:
- a CDS encoding ATG C terminal domain-containing protein has product MATIFQSFRSSTLSKRLLIYALRRLELLDEETLDMENLQFALGRTTTAEFKDVGVRLKKLERLLQLPASFQVQKAKVLKLNVTIPVDFYTSPIIIEIDGVDVRLKVSTLGDDKKTKAAARSDDAQGLPNTVNLAQSFLNEDAALKDAKLAEEKRRLEDALAAETQDLGGSTMSESSMSDDGSQFGTGQPLSLPGFLAGFLQGIVDRIQVRIRGVTFQMDVEVPLEPTSTTPELVTFQLALDRIDVEGVTAEAHNDEGAPTIVPKDGKRHIALSKIRAYLISEATVFSQFARSPSVSSPSISQSPSFSERTSASRHSTFRPTMQESFLSDSADLSEVDDALLQDSEEAFNIPYDFSSQPEEQAEEEEPTTPRASIYQDFSPQRHIPLSQSTIQGDEDEPVPWASFQREARSEPSLQSADNDMLNDVGYFAPTEALQQSVAASQSSSSGEVDDLAQSHVFTHEEAESMYMSAFSQAEPTGSRMPGGWDADSSPEASPKLNKLSPVPRQQTPPAFEAAPSIPESKPLDNMDAPASQRSQSPPPADQPDLRFEDAKEPLPASSTRDRDEFEDAPAPADDVATPRGPTRLVKELVSLQNISLYVPSLHQHVHVPADAQASVLSQTPGSPGLARSVAPQLPGAFSVYSPPSASRSGFAPTPTDLHFTEPDDDRALEVLLSPLEIRFDASLAYLLAVVAGKLLDALKSKDSPAPALKTAAKPQQESTMPDINIVFEKISLHFLHQLGGVANTAERILGSPNLQMQPEILLRTDLDKLNISLKSSKKGLETTVDLEKFRFGYARDDIISFDQNLQMRASVMDKFPSAGSDVTVKVVKSAISTRTEVTTLPLLIQLDLQRLDETFSWFGGLSSFLNMSSSMSSNASPSVRAPVQPPPKPRGVRFDAPINPDDKSASAENKIDMRIGGFNLELKGRECSVGLETSAVKMVSRDLGIGFAISKVRLAGPYIRNSRAEPPISAEIGGVRFEYLATPKDKDLERLLELIIPSKVKFDQGDDEIMVDTLLRQRRKGGVLRVTFDQLNVRVDRIHQLNCLPALGEEVARLATVAKYLPEDDRPGILLLAEVKELGAVIDLGGKLGMINANLKNFEVAQITVPSLVAFGIHAISVDRNHREELVSSSTTLPPGTLPQGPVLMVRMIGDEMEPVIKIKMRDITVDYRVPTIMDVLGLGEDATPQDFEASLAASVANLGEQAHSALTGKKPQPACVTDPARPNSKPMTVDLVFRDCMIGLNPLGLPSKLLIALTDARLQVVLPKDVDTTANLDLNKASILLIDDVTNIGASSTVNRRQSADMSSQQVSRLVSQGYVSICYISSAKAVVKVSESRDDGEKHVDVELRDDLLVLETCADSTQTLITLANALTPPTPPSKENKYRTSVVPVQDLLASISAEAFGRAEGDYDFDKDFELAQELGGSDEDDMSGDGSPLQIDSRYYEDAGPSEPLFDAEGSITSNATTTQDTHDGVLLTSFNASASHHSDDGSDLVIHENFFDKGPETDGRAQVWNSSKNSYDQAPKELVKKSPLRVSVRDVHVIWNLFDGYDWERTRDVISKAVRDVEDKAYERRRRSERAVFEDDAEEDETVIGDFLFNSIYIGISTKQDPRELAQMVNQELNDNATETESLATTAFTTTTGRTGAARPKKRLRLNRSKHHKITFELQGVNVDLIAFPPDSGETQSSIDVRIQTLDVFDHVPTSTWKKFATYDQDAGEREMGTSMAHLELLTVKPQPDLAASEMVLRVTLLPLRLHVDQDALDFITRFFEFKDDSAPVHSSTSDVPFLQRVEVHDIPVKLDFKPKRVDYAGLKSGRTTEFMNFIILDEARLTLRHTIIYGVSGFDRMGKILNDIWMPDVKGTQLAGVLAGLAPVRGIVNIGSGFKELIEVPIKEYKKDGRIVRSLGKGAAAFARTTGTEMVKFGAKLAIGTQYALQGAEGLLNKPQTDNTWEEADLDPEEKKQISLYADQPTGVIQGLRGGYSSLTRDLNMARDAIIAVPGEVMDSSSAQGLAKAVLKRAPTIIFRPAIGATKAIGQTLMGATNSLDPQNRRRAEEKYKRH; this is encoded by the exons ATGGCGACGATATTCCAGAGCTTCAGAAGCTCGACTCTGTCGAAGCGCCTACTCATCTACGCCCTCCGACGTCTGGAACTGCTAGACGAGGAGACGCTGGATATGGAAAACTTGCAGTTTGCGCTGGGCAGGACAACAACGGCAGAGTTCAAGGATGTTGGAGTGCGCCTCAAG AAACTTGAACGACTTCTCCAGCTCCCCGCTTCGTTCCAGGTCCAGAAAGCCAAAGTGCTGAAACTCAACGTTACCATTCCGGTCGACTTTTACACGAGCCCTATCATTATCGAAATCGATGGTGTTGACGTCCGATTGAAGGTGTCAACTCTCGGCGATGACAAAAAGACAAAGGCCGCGGCGAGGAGTGACGATGCTCAGGGCCTACCGAACACGGTCAACCTTGCGCAGTCGTTTCTGAACGAAGATGCGGCGCTCAAAGATGCAAAACTTGCCGAAGAGAAGAGGAGGCTGGAGGATGCTCTTGCAGCCGAGACACAGGATCTAGGCGGTTCCACAATGAGCGAAAGCTCGATGAGCGATGACGGGAGCCAGTTCGGTACAGGGCAGCCGTTGTCTTTACCGGGTTTTCTGGCCGGGTTCCTTCAGGGCATCGTCGACCGCATCCAAGTGCGCATCCGAGGGGTCACGTTTCAAATGGACGTCGAAGTTCCCCTCGAGCCGACCTCGACAACGCCGGAGCTCGTCACTTTTCAGCTGGCGTTAGATCGCATAGACGTTGAAGGTGTTACCGCGGAGGCGCACAACGACGAAGGTGCGCCGACGATTGTGCCGAAAGATGGGAAGCGGCACATTGCACTATCAAAGATACGGGCCTATCTGATTTCAGAGGCGACCGTCTTCTCGCAGTTTGCACGCTCTCCGTCCGTCTCATCGCCATCCATTTCTCAATCACCATCTTTCAGCGAGCGCACCTCAGCATCGAGGCACAGCACCTTCCGACCAACCATGCAGGAGAGCTTCCTGTCCGATTCAGCAGACTTGTCTGAGGTTGACGATGCGCTGCTACAGGACAGCGAAGAAGCCTTTAATATCCCGTATGATTTCTCGAGTCAACCAGAAGAACAAGCAGAAGAGGAGGAGCCGACAACGCCCAGGGCATCGATATATCAAGACTTTTCTCCTCAGAGACACATCCCACTATCTCAGTCCACTATCCAAGGAGACGAAGATGAGCCTGTCCCGTGGGCCAGTTTTCAAAGAGAAGCGAGGTCAGAGCCGTCGCTACAATCAGCAGACAATGACATGCTAAATGACGTGGGTTATTTTGCACCTACCGAGGCGTTACAACAATCTGTTGCAGCCTCTCAGAGTTCGAGCTCCGGCGAGGTCGATGATCTGGCACAATCTCACGTATTCACCCACGAAGAAGCTGAGAGTATGTACATGAGTGCCTTTTCGCAGGCCGAGCCAACTGGATCGCGGATGCCAGGAGGGTGGGATGCGGATTCGAGCCCGGAGGCGTCGCCCAAGCTCAATAAGTTGAGCCCTGTGCCGAGACAACAAACTCCACCAGCATTCGAAGCTGCTCCGAGCATTCCGGAGTCAAAACCTCTCGACAATATGGATGCGCCGGCATCGCAGAGGTCTCAATCGCCGCCTCCGGCAGATCAGCCGGATCTTAGGTTCGAGGACGCAAAGGAGCCCCTACCGGCGAGTTCCACACGAGATCGGGATGAGTTCGAAGACGCGCCAGCACCGGCAGACGACGTGGCAACCCCAAGAGGACCCACGAGACTAGTCAAGGAACTAGTTTCGCTACAAAACATTTCCCTCTACGTCCCATCGCTGCACCAGCACGTACATGTGCCAGCCGACGCCCAAGCCTCCGTCCTGAGCCAAACACCGGGGTCACCTGGCTTGGCGAGATCAGTCGCGCCTCAACTTCCTGGAGCGTTCTCCGTCTATTCCCCTCCGTCAGCGTCGAGGTCGGGCTTCGCGCCAACGCCAACCGACCTTCACTTCACCGAGCCAGATGATGATAGGGCGCTAGAGGTTCTTCTATCGCCTTTGGAAATCAGATTCGACGCTTCACTGGCATATCTGCTTGCGGTCGTAGCTGGAAAGTTGCTGGACGCATTGAAGAGTAAAGACAGTCCTGCTCCCGCTCTAAAGACGGCTGCAAAGCCGCAGCAAGAATCGACGATGCCCGATATCAACATTGTGTTTGAAAAGATTTCACTACATTTTCTTCACCAACTGGGTGGTGTTGCTAATACAGCCGAGAGAATACTGGGCTCTCCCAATTTGCAGATGCAACCCGAAATTCTCCTTCGAACGGATCTTGATAAACTTAACATATCACTCAAGTCATCGAAAAAGGGCCTTGAAACAACCGTGGATCTCGAAAAGTTCCGCTTCGGCTATGCAAGAGACGATATCATCTCATTCGACCAGAACCTCCAGATGAGGGCCTCTGTTATGGACAAGTTTCCTTCAGCCGGCTCTGACGTGACTGTGAAGGTAGTCAAGTCAGCCATATCAACTCGGACTGAAGTAACTACTTTGCCATTACTGATACAGCTCGATTTGCAAAGACTGGACGAGACATTCAGTTGGTTTGGTGGCTTGAGCAGTTTCCTCAACATGAGCTCCTCAATGTCATCGAATGCGTCACCGTCCGTCAGAGCACCAGTACAACCACCCCCCAAACCTCGAGGAGTTCGATTTGATGCTCCAATCAACCCGGACGACAAGTCGGCCTCAGCAGAAAACAAGATTGATATGCGAATAGGTGGCTTCAATCTGGAACTGAAGGGCAGAGAGTGCAGTGTTGGTTTGGAGACGAGCGCAGTCAAGATGGTAAGCCGAGATTTGGGAATCGGTTTCGCAATCAGCAAAGTGCGTTTGGCAGGGCCATATATCAGGAATTCCCGAGCAGAACCGCCCATTTCTGCCGAAATTGGAGGTGTACGCTTCGAGTACCTTGCGACGCCAAAGGACAAGGACCTCGAGAGGCTCCTCGAACTCATCATCCCGTCCAAGGTCAAGTTCGACCAGGGCGATGACGAAATCATGGTGGACACGCTCCTACGACAAAGGCGCAAGGGCGGGGTTCTGCGGGTGACTTTCGACCAGTTGAACGTAAGGGTCGATCGCATACATCAACTGAACTGCCTCCCCGCGCTGGGCGAAGAGGTTGCCCGACTGGCGACCGTTGCAAAATATCTCCCAGAAGATGACAGGCCAGGCATCCTGCTTCTGGCTGAGGTCAAGGAGCTCGGTGCGGTCATCGATTTGGGCGGCAAGCTCGGCATGATCAATGCGAACCTGAAGAACTTCGAAGTCGCTCAGATTACAGTCCCCTCGCTGGTGGCATTCGGCATCCATGCCATCTCCGTGGATCGCAACCACCGAGAAGAACTCGTGAGCTCTTCAACAACATTGCCGCCGGGAACGCTCCCCCAAGGCCCCGTCCTCATGGTACGCATGATAGGAGACGAAATGGAGCCGGTGATCAAAATCAAGATGCGCGATATTACAGTCGACTATCGAGTGCCGACGATCATGGACGTCCTTGGACTCGGGGAGGATGCTACACCACAGGATTTCGAGGCCAGCCTTGCTGCCTCTGTGGCCAATCTCGGCGAACAAGCACACTCTGCCTTGACCGGCAAGAAGCCTCAACCCGCCTGCGTGACTGACCCTGCCCGACCGAATAGTAAGCCTATGACGGTCGACTTGGTCTTCCGCGATTGTATGATTGGTCTGAACCCGCTGGGGCTGCCCTCGAAACTCCTCATCGCCCTGACTGATGCTCGGCTCCAAGTGGTTCTTCCAAAAGACGTGGATACCACGGCCAATTTGGATCTCAATAAGGCCTCGATCTTGCTCATTGATGACGTTACTAATATAGGAGCGAGTTCTACCGTAAATCGTCGGCAGTCCGCGGATATGTCTTCCCAACAGGTCTCGCGACTCGTTTCTCAAGGCTACGTGAGCATCTGCTACATCTCATCTGCAAAGGCAGTCGTCAAGGTGTCGGAAAGCCGTGACGATGGTGAAAAACATGTCGATGTCGAACTCCGTGATGATCTACTTGTACTGGAGACATGCGCCGATTCGACCCAGACCCTCATCACTTTGGCCAACGCGCTGACGCCACCTACTCCACCGAGCAAGGAAAACAAGTATCGCACCTCAGTCGTCCCTGTCCAGGACCTCTTGGCTTCGATTTCTGCCGAGGCTTTTGGGCGAGCAGAAGGTGATTATGACTTTGACAAAGACTTTGAGCTCGCTCAGGAGCTCGGGGGCAGTGATGAAGACGATATGTCAGGCGATGGCAGCCCATTACAAATTGACTCAAGATACTATGAGGACGCCGGCCCCTCGGAGCCCCTCTTCGACGCCGAGGGCTCCATCACATCGAATGCTACAACGACTCAAGATACACATGATGGGGTCTTGCTTACGAGTTTCAATGCAAGTGCATCACACCATTCCGATGACGGCAGCGACCTGGTGATACACGAGAATTTCTTCGATAAGGGCCCCGAGACCGACGGTAGAGCCCAGGTTTGGAACTCATCGAAGAACAGCTATGACCAAGCGCCGAAGGAGCTTGTTAAGAAAAGCCCACTTCGAGTTTCGGTCCGCGACGTGCACGTCATTTGGAACTTGTTCGACGGATACGACTGGGAACGCACACGCGATGTCATCTCCAAGGCTGTACGAGATGTTGAGGATAAGGCCTACGAACGTCGCCGCAGATCAGAGCGTGCTGTTTTTGAAGACGATGCCGAGGAAGATGAGACAGTAATTGGGGATTTCCTCTTCAACTCCATCTACATCGGCATCTCCACAAAACAAGATCCCCGAGAGCTCGCGCAGATGGTCAACCAGGAGTTGAACGACAACGCCACGGAGACCGAGTCTCTCGCCACAACAGCCTTCACAACTACGACCGGCCGAACGGGAGCAGCTAGGCCTAAGAAGAGATTGAGATTGAACCGGAGCAAGCACCACAAGATCACGTTCGAGTTGCAGGGAGTCAATGTTGATCTGATTGCCTTCCCGCCCGACTCTGGCGAGACTCAGAGTTCTATTGATGTACGGATCCAGACTCTGGATGTATTTGACCACGTCCCAACCTCTACCTGGAAGAAGTTTGCAACCTATGACCAAGACGCCGGCGAACGGGAGATGGGCACCAGCATGGCCCACCTTGAATTGCTAACCGTCAAGCCGCAGCCGGATCTTGCAGCTTCAGAGATGGTTCTGAGAGTCACTCTGTTGCCACTTCGACTCCATGTTGACCAAGATGCGCTCGACTTCATTACGAGATTCTTCGAGTTCAAGGACGACAGCGCCCCCGTCCACAGTTCGACAAGCGATGTACCGTTCCTCCAGAGAGTCGAGGTTCACGACATTCCCGTCAAGCTGGACTTCAAGCCCAAGCGAGTCGACTATGCAGGCCTTAAATCGGGCCGAACTACGGAGTTCATGAACTTTATCATCTTGGACGAAGCACGTCTGACACTGAGACACACCATTATCTATGGTGTTTCTGGTTTTGACAGAATGGGCAAGATCCTCAATGACATCTGGATGCCGGACGTCAAGGGCACTCAGTTGGCTGGTGTTCTTGCAGGTCTCGCGCCAGTGAGAGGCATTGTCAACATTGGTAGTGGATTCAAGGAGCTCATCGAGGTTCCCATCAAGGAGTACAAGAAAGACGGACGCATCGTTCGAAGCCTTGGAAAGGGTGCAGCGGCGTTTGCTCGCACCACCGGCACTGAGATGGTCAAATTCGGAGCCAAATTGGCCATCGGAACGCAATATGCACTGCAGGGCGCCGAGGGCCTCCTCAACAAACCCCAGACTGACAACACGTGGGAAGAGGCTGATCTCGATCCagaagagaagaagcagATCTCTCTGTACGCGGATCAGCCCACCGGTGTCATTCAGGGCTTGCGCGGGGGCTACTCGAGCCTAACAAGAGACTTGAACATGGCCCGCGATGCCATCATTGCGGTTCCGGGCGAGGTGATGGATAGCTCAAGCGCGCAAGGTCTCGCCAAGGCCGTATTGAAACGGGCGCCTACCATTATTTTCCGGCCGGCCATTGGAGCTACCAAGGCCATCGGACAGACGCTCATGGGCGCGACGAATAGCCTGGACCCGCAGAACAGGCGGAGAGCCGAGGAG AAATACAAGAGGCATTAA
- a CDS encoding glycosyl transferase family 8, with protein sequence MSDGKRAVESDKVWTTLITNLDYLSGLLTLNHSLIKSGSAYPLVALYTDTFPAEGLAALERRGIPAQRIEYLLPTKGRDYSNDPRFYDCWSKLSPFSLTQYSRVVQLDSDMLVLRNMDELMELELDDGDFAAEQTPGAAIGGGSPPKSPTLDDLAVKNPSTRVFAAGHACVCNPLKKPHYPSDWTPENCAFSTQHADPDAAQHTGPDPVTASPLGFMNGGLQVVNPSEALFRQIVKHMEQGAMDMDFADQSLLSDLYRGRWVALPYVYNALKTLRWDGVHGEIWRDEEVKNVHYILAPKPWDEIDAVTGEWTGTEESHRWWVDFNRERKAIEIAQGVDDKF encoded by the exons ATGTCGGACGGGAAACGCGCCGTAGAGTCGGACAAGG TCTGGACGACCCTCATCACCAACCTCGACTACCTCTCAGGCCTCCTCACCCTCAACCACTCCCTCATCAAGTCCGGCTCAGCCTACCCCCTCGTCGCCCTCTACACAGACACCTTCCCCGCCGAGGGCCTCGCCGCCCTCGAGCGCCGCGGCATCCCCGCCCAGCGCATCGAGTACCTCCTCCCGACAAAGGGCCGCGACTACTCCAACGACCCGCGCTTCTACGACTGCTGGAGCAAGCTCTCCCCCTTCTCCCTGACGCAGTACTCCCGCGTCGTCCAGCTCGACTCGGACATGCTCGTCCTGCGCAACATGGACGAGCTCATGGAGCTCGAGCTCGACGACGGCGACTTCGCCGCCGAGCAGACCCCCGGCGCCGccatcggcggcggcagccccCCCAAGAGCCCGACGCTCGACGACCTGGCCGTCAAGAACCCGAGCACCCGCGTCTTCGCCGCCGGCCACGCCTGCGTGTGCAACCCGCTCAAGAAGCCGCACTACCCCTCCGACTGGACGCCCGAGAACTGCGCCTTCAGCACGCAGCACGCCGACCCGGACGCGGCGCAGCACACGGGCCCGGACCCCGTCACGGCCTCCCCCCTGGGCTTCATGAACGGCGGCCTGCAGGTCGTGAACCCGTCCGAGGCGCTGTTCCGGCAGATCGTGAAGCACATGGAGCAGGGCGCCATGGACATGGACTTCGCCGACCAGAGCCTGCTGTCGGATCTGTACCGGGGCCGGTGGGTGGCGCTGCCGTACGTGTACAACGCGCTCAAGACGCTGCGGTGGGACGGGGTGCACGGGGAGATTTGGCGGGACGAGGAGGTGAAGAACGTGCATTACATCTTGGCGCCCAAGCCGTGGGACGAGATTGATGCCGTGACGGGGGAGTGGACGGGGACGGAGGAGAGTCACCGGTGGTGGGTTGACTTCAACCGGGAGAGGAAGGCGATCGAGATTGCCCAGGGGGTCGATGATAAGTTTTGA
- a CDS encoding SNF2 super family protein, translating into MTRPVEENAIVISDGETVSEVDEPQHPSNKALGKRKVDVDFEEKEVWDADSDLELPKPKKQRGRRAATDKGKKDKAKGKGRPSKKNGVVKIDGTEEEDDLDVAEAPDYLKERRKQFDHTRERLQEAGLLLPPDYSDVVFSEDNRPENLERRPHFDESTKIKPCRPYEDVELEYSAGIIPASIAQYLREYQIVGVRFLHRLFVYQRGGILGDDMGLGKTVQVVTFLTAAFGKTADERDKKRLKKIRDVSGRWYPTVLIICPGSIIENWKNELTRWGWWKVDVFHGAGKEDVLSAARAGRIEIMITTYSTYKNHKSLVNTVKWDAVVADECHQMKERSSEVTKAMNDVNALCRIGLTGTAIQNKYEELWTLLNWTNPGHFGTLSEWNTTITRPLTRGQSHDATLNQLRDARTTARKLVTNLLPGFFLRRMKTLIAHQLPKKSDRVVFCPLTDQQQEAYKNFISRPDVELLRTLSDPCECGSGNKQGWCCRKTLDDGTGWQSIIFPCVTTLQKLSNHLTLLIPATGNEQDDKHKREMRTLQTCCPDTWKYLYQNRDAIMNLANPEFCGKWKVLKKLLKFWHDSGDKVLVFSHSVRLLRILQHLFHNTSYSVTYLDGSISYEDRQKAVDDFNSDPTQFVFLISTKAGGVGLNITSANKVVIVDPHWNPSYDLQAQDRAYRIGQVRDVDVFRLVSTGTIEEIVYARQIYKQQQANIGYTASSERRYFKGVQQDSERKGEIFGLENLFTYRENQLVIRDIVNKTNIAEAKAGTGIAMTTVDMEKLAKEEGEELGKVKLEGAADASEDGDMGQLAAFLAAKAGGEKAKNQQAKSDAVQAILSSAGVEYTHENSEVIGTSKIEEQLSRKAEMAASSDIEGEGDSALFADSQVFDAQAQKLKGFPYVYNPPEDAMRRQFCSMAREFGFATATEFALVVGSWTQAQRRKCLESFYKIREGKLLAEETVKAETQAEEAAVKEEVKAEVKDEPGTVVKVEAKQENLMIDDSSTETEEEDVKKEDDAERKSTVVAENGGGPKRTPIFIYDSDDDEL; encoded by the coding sequence ATGACCCGACCGGTCGAGGAAAACGCGATAGTAATATCAGATGGCGAGACAGTATCGGAAGTCGACGAACCTCAGCATCCTAGCAATAAAGCCCTCGGGAAACGAAAGGTTGACGTCGATtttgaggagaaggaggttTGGGACGCCGATTCCGACTTGGAGCTCCCCAAGCCCAAGAAACAGAGGGGGCGGCGAGCCGCAACTGACAAGGGAAAGAAAGATAAGGCGAAGGGCAAGGGCCGTCCATCCAAGAAGAACGGAGTAGTCAAGATCGATGGTACCGAAGAGGAGGACGATCTAGATGTTGCGGAAGCGCCCGACTATTTGAAGGAGCGAAGGAAACAATTCGACCACACCCGGGAACGACTGCAGGAAGCAGGACTGTTGCTACCACCGGACTACTCAGACGTTGTATTCTCCGAAGACAATCGACCGGAAAACCTCGAGCGGCGTCCACATTTCGACGAGAGCACCAAGATCAAGCCCTGCAGGCCGTACGAAGATGTCGAGCTCGAGTATTCGGCAGGTATAATACCGGCGTCTATCGCGCAGTACTTGCGTGAGTACCAGATCGTTGGTGTCAGGTTCCTGCACCGTCTGTTTGTCTACCAGAGGGGAGGAATTCTCGGAGATGACATGGGCCTCGGCAAGACTGTCCAGGTTGTGACGTTCCTTACGGCAGCTTTTGGCAAAACCGCCGATGAACGGGACAAGAAGCGGCTCAAGAAGATCCGTGATGTGTCCGGTCGCTGGTATCCGACCGTTCTGATCATCTGTCCAGGCTCGATCATTGAGAATTGGAAGAATGAGTTGACTCGCTGGGGATGGTGGAAGGTCGACGTTTTCCACGGCGCGGGAAAAGAGGACGTGCTGTCCGCTGCCAGAGCAGGCCGGATAGAGATCATGATAACGACCTATTCGACGTACAAGAACCACAAGAGCTTGGTCAATACCGTCAAGTGGGACGCGGTTGTCGCCGACGAATGTCACCAAATGAAGGAAAGGAGCTCCGAGGTCACCAAAGCAATGAACGACGTGAATGCGCTGTGTCGCATCGGCTTGACAGGTACAGCGATCCAAAACAAATACGAGGAGCTGTGGACTCTCCTGAACTGGACCAACCCTGGCCATTTTGGCACACTATCGGAATGGAACACCACCATCACCAGACCTCTGACACGGGGTCAATCCCACGATGCGACTCTGAACCAGTTGCGGGACGCTCGAACTACCGCTAGGAAGCTCGTCACGAATCTGCTCCCGGGCTTCTTCTTGCGCAGAATGAAGACACTGATCGCTCACCAGCTGCCCAAGAAGAGCGACCGAGTCGTCTTTTGCCCTCTCACGGACCAGCAGCAGGAAGCGTACAAGAACTTCATCAGTAGGCCTGATGTCGAACTTCTGCGCACCCTGTCCGACCCATGTGAATGTGGCTCCGGCAACAAGCAAGGCTGGTGTTGTCGCAAGACTCTTGACGATGGTACGGGGTGGCAGTCCATCATCTTCCCCTGCGTGACGACCTTGCAGAAACTGTCGAATCACCTCACCCTTCTAATTCCGGCTACGGGAAACGAGCAAGACGACAAGCACAAAAGAGAAATGCGCACGCTACAGACTTGCTGCCCAGACACGTGGAAATACCTCTATCAAAATAGAGACGCGATCATGAACCTGGCTAACCCGGAATTTTGCGGCAAGTGGAAGGTCTTAAAGAAGCTCCTCAAGTTCTGGCATGACAGCGGCGACAAAGTATTGGTCTTCTCGCACAGCGTTCGCTTGCTTCGCATTCTTCAGCATCTCTTCCACAACACCAGCTACAGTGTCACATATCTGGACGGGTCGATTAGTTACGAGGACAGACAAAAGGCTGTGGATGACTTCAACTCTGACCCGACTCAGTTCGTCTTCTTGATCTCGACCAAAGCTGGTGGCGTTGGTTTGAACATCACTTCTGCGAACAAGGTAGTCATTGTCGATCCTCATTGGAATCCGTCATACGATCTCCAGGCCCAAGATCGAGCATACCGTATCGGTCAAGTTCGGGATGTTGACGTCTTTCGGCTCGTCTCTACCGGAACCATTGAGGAGATTGTCTACGCGAGACAGATTTACAAGCAGCAGCAAGCAAACATTGGCTACACAGCTTCATCCGAACGACGCTACTTCAAAGGTGTCCAGCAGGACTCTGAGCGCAAAGGCGAGATCTTTGGGTTGGAGAACCTCTTCACGTACCGCGAGAACCAGCTTGTGATCCGCGACATTGTCAACAAGACCAACATCGCCGAAGCGAAAGCCGGGACTGGTATCGCAATGACCACCGTCGACATGGAGAAGCTCGCCAAGGAGGAAGGCGAGGAGCTGGGCAAGGTGAAGCTGGAGGGTGCGGCGGACGCGTCGGAAGACGGCGACATGGGCCAGCTCGCAGCTTTCCTCGCCGCAAAAGCTGGTGGCGAAAAAGCAAAGAATCAACAGGCCAAGAGCGACGCCGTCCAGGCTATCCTGTCTTCGGCAGGTGTCGAGTACACGCACGAGAACTCGGAAGTGATTGGCACGTCCAAGATTGAGGAACAGCTCTCGCGCAAGGCGGAGATGGCCGCCAGCTCCGATATCGAAGGGGAGGGCGACAGCGCGCTGTTTGCAGATAGTCAGGTATTTGACGCGCAGGCGCAGAAGCTCAAGGGTTTCCCGTATGTTTACAATCCGCCAGAAGACGCCATGCGACGGCAATTCTGCTCCATGGCGCGCGAGTTCGGGTTCGCGACGGCTACGGAGTTTGCGCTGGTCGTTGGGAGCTGGACGCAGGCGCAGAGGCGGAAATGCCTGGAATCGTTCTACAAGATTCGCGAGGGCAAGCTGTTGGCGGAGGAGACTGTCAAGGCGGAGACGCAGGCGGAGGAGGCGGCTGTGAAGGAGGAGGTTAAGGCCGAGGTGAAGGATGAGCCTGGGACTGTGGTCAAGGTGGAGGCTAAACAGGAGAACCTGATGATTGATGACAGCAGCACGGAGACTGAAGAAGAGGACGTCAAGAAGGAAGACGACGCGGAGAGGAAGTCGACGGTTGTGGCCGAGAACGGCGGTGGTCCCAAGCGGACGCCGATTTTCATCTACGAcagtgatgatgatgagctTTGA